The region atggatgggccagccgtGACAATAGGtgtgaaaggaaaggaaaggaaagaagaaaggaaagaagcagGACACCCAGGTACTCCTGATGGATTTTCTTTTTAACCCTGTCATTTTCCCTAGGTTGCCGAGCGCCTATCGCACATGGCCAAGATGCTGGCATTTTATCAGGAACTGGTGAGGCAGCTGATGGCCCACGAAGCACAAAAGGAGAACTGTCACTTCACCCATCGATTTGTAGAGCTCAGTGTGTTCCTCCGAGACCTGAGTAGTCATGTGAGTTATCAGGTGGGTCCATTTTTTCCTTTGGGGCCTGTATTTGGGGCGTTTTCCTTTTGCCTTTTGCAGTGTCTTACTCTTCTTGAATTCCCCCTGTAGATTTCACTTTGGGGCCTGCCATTGGAAGACCAGCCCGAACCCACACACAGCCCCCCTCAAATCCTTCAGCATGAGAGTGCATGGAGAAACCGCCAGGAAGTGTACCACGTCTTGCGCTCCCTTGAGAGTGTCCTGTGCCGTATTGTGAGAGATTTCGAGATActgagagtgaaggttgccaaacattctTCCCATCTGGGAGCCACCAAGTCTCCTGCTTCCCATCATCTCCCTTTCTAACCCTTTTCCCCACCAGGTAATGCAGGCATCCTGgtatccagccccctcccccttagtAATTTATGAACGTAATCTATTCTGATATAAAATGTCTAATttatatctatttatttataaatatataaaatgtaatattaatttattttgtCAATAAATGGAATTGAAAAACCACCACCTCTGCTTCACATCAGACTTTTAAAGTTCTGTAATTAAATCCTTTAAAAGCATTGGTATGGAACCAATGCAGGTGTACTAAGCACCATTGTAACCAGTGGGGAGAAGCTAGCTGTGGCTAATTTGGCTAAATGGAGGCAGGCCTGTGTGCTTACTGCTTTCTGTGCTACATGAGTGGGCCATGACACATCCAGGCATTTGCACTTCTTGCACTGAATGCTAGGCTGGGCCCACAAGAACAAGAAGCCGGTCAGATATTCAGGTATCATTTCAATGTATAATTCTAAAAATGGCAGCCCCTTTTACATATACTGTTTCGGGCATAGTTGCCACAGCCTCTGTTCCCTCATCTCTGAAGGCTGTGTCAGTTCATTGTTTGCATGGTTTGTGAACACACCAGAAAGCAGGACCATATGAATGGAAGACTTTTACACATGGATCTATGTCAAAGCAGTGATGGAAACAGAGGAAACCACACCAGGAAAGATATACCTTTTTCCTTTGGATACTACAGTGAACTGGATCCGCTTTCCCCAACATACACAAATGAACCCTATGATATAATCCAGTGTGATGTAATGATTAGAGAGAACCAAAACCTTGGGTTCACATCCCAACTCAGCCATGATGCTCCTTGGGTGCATTTGTGaacttgtgtccagttctggtcgccgcatctccaaaaagacatagtggaaatggaaaaggtgcaaaagagagcgactaagatgattacggggctggggcaccttccttatgaggaaaggctacggcgtttgggcctcttcagcctagaaaagagacgcttgaggggggacatgattgagacatacaaaattatgcaggggatggacagagtggatagggagatgctctttacactctcacataataccagaaccaggggacatccactaaaattgagtgttgggcgggttaggacagacaaaagaaaatatttctttactcagcgcgtggtcagtctgtggaactccttgccacaggatgtggtgctggcgtctagcctagacgtctttaaaaggggattggacgagtttctggaggaaaaatccattatggggtacaagccatgatgtgtatgcgcaacctcctgattttaggaatgggttaagtcagaatgccagatgtaggggagagcaccaggatgaggtctcttgttatctggtgtgctccctggggcatttggtgggccgctgtgagatacaggaagctggactagatgggcctatggcctgatccagtggggctgttcttatgttcttatgttcttatgttcttgggtgaccttggaccagtcattctctctccagctaACTGAgttcacatggttgttgtgaaaataaaagtGGGTCATAAGTGGTATATGTATGTCTTCGTTAATCCTCCCACCACCATGCTCAGAACAGAAAAGAGGTGATAGCTATGGTGATAGGTATTaggcagacctcctgcctaattgggcggtctggctcagttggtagagctgccgccttgtatgcctgaagatctgagtctgccagttcgaaacaacgggaagtacccgagaactgacgacacgctgatatactgatgagctgaccctcggtggcagagaggagttgccgtcaagtggagcgtgggaggtgaagggccagagagaggccaaaccgggaaggaatccagctggaacgaggagttctatgaaagacgagaactagtcaattgtaaaaatccctacgggggtttcgaacagcctgcctatgtaaaccaccttggattaaagtctgaggagaaatctgatgaccaaagaaaggtggtatataaatacctgtataaataaaataaatgtgaagTTTGCTGTGTTTTCTTTGTAAAGTtcccctgagccaatcagggctAGGCTTGTGATGTCAGAGGTTTTTCCAAGGAGAGTCTAGGTCTGGTCctgtcagggcccctcccagatgccctgaccccccaacttaccctggagcaagcatcccatgcccagggtggggagacttccctgcccttgaagggggcaaagcaggttggctcaccccaaccagccagagggggctggcagggcaaacaaggaacattgcaggaaacaagtcaggaacaggaaaggccttttctgccccacctggaggaaggggaggggccaaaagggggcagACTTGCTCCATAAAatagggaggccagggatgagaggcagtcagtgtgaagcagggagctgtgacgtaaacagctcctaggccaggtctgagctctgctagggaggaggacaagggtgctggaaccccctcccccttcagccaatctgaggtctccctgggggtggaacaagcctgctccaggcccctccagggcagggaccctacaggtCCAGAAAAAGCCAGACCACCATTTAAAACAAATACCTTGCTTTTTGGTTGCAAGGTAGCATCATATTCATGCTTGTGATAGATATGCCTTACAGTGACCTTGCTGCTTCCCATAGTTCCTCAGTGGTTTACTTTACCATTTGTGTAACGTCGTCTCATGGTCCCACAAGCAGGCACTTCACGAAGAAAGGGATATGGACTGGTAAGCAGCTCTCCCTTAGTCAGAGACCTCCAGGGGAGTAGAAGATCCTCTAGTTTCTTAGCTTCCTCACATCAGTTCACATGGTCCTTTGTCTCATCTTTGCAGCATTATTAGTCTATTCCATCATCATAAACTACAGCAAAGCGTTCTGCCTGATTTTGCTACAGGAAGAAATAGGCTGCAATAGTAAAATAAGTGGCAGTCCCCTTTCGCTGCACTCATTGGGAGCCACTACCCCATAGTGTCAACCTTAGACCTACTGATTTCCTTGTAGGTGTGGGGGATATGACATCATACAAGCATTGTGACTGCCTGCCACGTTTTGGTCTCTTCTGTGAATACATCAGTCTTACTATCACATCCTATATCTGGATGGATGAGTCCCATTTCACAGCTCATGGCATAGGATTATGGgttctttgcggggggggggaggggggaggaatgcatTGAAAGAAGCCTCTTTGCAATGCTCCGCTCTACTTCATTTCCACTCATAAGTGAGTTGGAGTTGCAATGCATGGTATATCCTTGCGTCCACCAGATGCCAATCTCGTTtgtcaaaaacatccttggaTTCACTCTGCTCTTTGAGCAGCATTTCATCTTCAGCAGGCAATGAAATCCCAAGACAATCTCCAGCACCTGTTGCCCCAATGGAAGATGCAGTGGAATATCTGAAGTGCCATTCCACATCTTGGAGCTGGGCTAAAGAAGATACACCAGGAAGCCATGATCTACCATCCAGtcaaatttaatattagaaaCATTTAAAAAGCTGTGGAAATGCTCAACCTCTGAGTCAGACTCCCAGGAAGAGCATATTTGCCATTTGTCCAGTCTCCAGTCATCACTGAAGCGCATCCAGGACATGTGCCCGGCTATGGAGACATGTGCCTCCACAAGGCTAGCtgcttgcacacacacccccaaaactGTCAGATTCATTTTCAAAAATATGTCTTGTAGAAAACATGAGAAGCACAAAACGTGAAGCTGTtaaattttaaagtgcaagaATAAGTAATACAGGTTGGCCCCTGGTACTGGGGAGGCGGATCCACTTGTGTGCTATAGCATTTTCTTTTATATAATCttgaccgcctgggaataccgggtgttgtaggcttataccaagatcctggaagctaagcagggtcaggcctggttagtacttggatgggagaccgcctgggaataccgggtgctgtaggcttataccatagtctttcgagactgaaggttgccaactattatatAATCTTAAGGTTGTCGTGGCCTGTATTATTGATGTTGCAGTAAGAAGTGTTTGGCCTTATTGGCCATGGTctataaatattttcatttcacCTACAACTAcagtgggcattttcaaaggactagaggTGAGAACCACAGACCGTTCATCCCACCCCAGAGCAACTGTCAATAACTGTCACTGATCTTATTCGCCAtgtgttccttaaaggactaTGCACTTTCTTTCCACAacccagttcttttcctgttccaaattccTGGACCCTAGCATTTCTAAGGGCTGGTAGCCAAGCATTGCTGATGCTTAAAGTCTCCGCCTTTCTGTTCATTTTGTTGTGGTGTTTGTGTATCTTTATCGCTTCCCTGTAAATTCGAGTGTGGTATTGGGTAGTCATAAAAGTACTCACACAGAGCCTCCTTTCCAGATTCATCTTCTCCTTTGTGGCCCTCAGAAGTCCTCTTGGAAACCTTAAAaaaggcacttcaggttttcacaaaaccagaagtgcctttctaaggtctccgggaggcctcagaaggttgcTTTTTCACTTCGGGTCCACCTCAGGCGCAGATTGGCACCCCCTCAAGTCGTACCTAGGGCAGTGTACCCCATATCCTCCTAAATTACACCACTGAGCCAGAGATCCAGTGGGGCACagccaaggctgcaattccactgacctactaggaaaaaaaaaactgaggttAAATTATAGTTCATGCTTGAGGATATTGACAGAACTTATTTGCATGCATCTAAGTTCCTATTGTCCTGATCCTGTGAGAATTGCTGGAGTCAAGCAGAAGCAGTGTTAAGATtgtaaagacaaaacaaaaacaaaaacaattttctGAATCATGAATTGCTGACCCATCCCCTTCTCTAGAAAAGAGATTGTGCTTGCACAGCAGTTAAACTAGGACCTGTAGTTTGAGAGACAGAAAGTGCTTTCTTTGGAAACACACTCTCTCAAGAATCACACACCCTAGAGTTCTTTGTGTAGgtgcaggagggaagggaggctAGCAGGAGCAGgcaataatatattatattagtTATATAATATAGCTTGTATAATATATTATATGCCCTGGGGGTATAATA is a window of Tiliqua scincoides isolate rTilSci1 chromosome 5, rTilSci1.hap2, whole genome shotgun sequence DNA encoding:
- the IL27 gene encoding interleukin-27 subunit alpha, which gives rise to MNHDVQASHIIHRDSVPGTPADKETHGPIRAALLLQALLNFGLVIVAVSSALQEAKKPGLASDHHRRVDLQEEFRSNLKLSRQLLYKTRILTRQYLSERLPGVQLTFLSRSELLPSASLSVQNWLSLSVAERLSHMAKMLAFYQELVRQLMAHEAQKENCHFTHRFVELSVFLRDLSSHVSYQISLWGLPLEDQPEPTHSPPQILQHESAWRNRQEVYHVLRSLESVLCRIVRDFEILRVKVAKHSSHLGATKSPASHHLPF